One region of Primulina tabacum isolate GXHZ01 chromosome 17, ASM2559414v2, whole genome shotgun sequence genomic DNA includes:
- the LOC142530513 gene encoding uncharacterized protein LOC142530513 — translation MDEEAKKNPKRTRADDQGTASKTPRVKHIYVDGVNHNKKTDSFWDLDDPEIGWKKGRSIVGDFDMVRLVSLSTDLFAHSLAWNPCQSLSLASAVRVREEKLRNYQEKVREEVVRLKEEKIRLAQEKEKANLELIQVQRKLADKIKEFTILEEKYSTEVKTGG, via the exons ATGGATGAGGAAGCAAAAAAAAATCCTAAGAGGACCCGTGCGGATGACCAAGGAACAGCTTCCAAGACTCCGCGTGTTAAGCATATATATGTTGACGGGGTGAACCATAACAAGAAGACTGACTCTTTCTGGGATTTGGATGATCCGGAGATAGGATGGAAGAAAGGACGGAGCATTGTGGGAGACTTTGACATGGTCCGTCTAGTGTCGTTGTCTACGGATTTATTTGCTCATTCCCTTGCCTGGAATCCATGTCAG AGTTTGTCGTTAGCTAGTGCTGTGCGAGTTCGGGAGGAAAAATTGCGCAATTATCAGGAAAAGGTACGAGAAGAGGTTGTTCGGCTGAAAGAAGAGAAGATTCGTCTTGCACAGGAGAAAGAAAAGGCCAACTTGGAGCTGATTCAAGTGCAGCGAAAGCTTGCGGACAAGATAAAAGAATTTACGATCCTTGAAGAGAAGTATTCTACTGAGGTGAAGACTGGTGGTTAA